The Diceros bicornis minor isolate mBicDic1 chromosome 31, mDicBic1.mat.cur, whole genome shotgun sequence genomic sequence ACAAACTATCATTGCAGGGCAGGAAAAAAGGCAAGGTTCCAATTAGTCTCTGGGGTAAAAAGTCAAAAGTATGTTTAAATCTGGGAGTTACTACCAAGGTCCAAGTTAAAAACCATTCAAGGTCCAGGCAAAAGCAGCATCAATTGAACAAGGTGTAAGACCTGAGGGCATGCAACTCTGCCTAGGGAAGAAACTAAAAGAATGTACTGGAGGGCATGTGTAAGCTACACATCAAGTCACTTGAGTTTCTTTTCCAGCCCTATCAGTGACTGCCTATCCAACAAACCTGGGCAAGTCACATACCTTCTGCCCTAACTGAAAAGATGACAGCATATCATTTACCCTGTAACTACAGGATTACAGATCAATGGTAATGTTTGGGACACACTGGGGGCTACTCAAAACAAAGGGCATTGGGACTCACCCTTTAATACAATAGCAATCTCAAACACCTAGAGCCCAAAGCTGGCAAGCATCAGAAGAGAATATATTCAAGTAGAGCCAAATGGATCATGAGGCTCAAAATGTATAGTAGAGGAAAAAGCCAGAGGACTCAAGGTAGAGCTGGTGGTTCAAGAGTATTAAGTGCTCATAACTAGTGGGAAGATGAAGGGAACGATCTGCTTAAGGCAAAGCTCCCAACTCTAGATTTCAACATTACCAAAGACAGTAAAATTAACAGGTGTGCATGCAAATTTATATTACCATATACCTTGAAGAAGTGGAGAGGATGTCAAATCTAACACTGTggcaacagtttaaaaaaaaaaaaactgaacaaagTAAACAGGCTCTTACAGGACAGATTCGAAGATAAAGCCCTGGAGTGGGCACTGTACTCAGGGAATGAATCTGAACTGAGCAGAAAAGTTGGATTTGAGTCTGCCCGAGACTCCTTGTTGAACtcaattttataaattaagataCCTTCTTTTTATACTCCTCTCTGCCCCAACTTACCATCCAATAAGTTTTTTCTATAAAGCTCATGGGGGGTGAACTGTTCAGGGATGTCAGAAAAATGCTGCTTCAAGATTAAGATGATGCCACTTGGGGAGTCTTCATAGTAACTGGAACCTGAGCAGTGATGACCAGTTAACTATAGTTATGGATTTTATCATTACAGGTCATATCAGACTTTTCACATAGCACGAAGCAGAACAGGAAACTTGCAGACCTTAGTGATGTTGCACACCTAGAAACTGTAACAAAGGCTCTGAGAAACACCACACCTGAGTCTGACTGTCTGGTCCCAGGTTCAGTTCAATTACAGCACATAGGTGTGACCCAAGATTCATCACACCATTCTTTGTTTTTCCAGGCACAAATAGAATCAGATTGACTCCCACTACTAGGATCCCTGGAAAACTAGCCATGAGGGCCAAGcatgtttatatatttcaaaaagtaGTTACAACTTCTCCCTAGCCTCTGAACCATACCAGTAACCTTACCATAACCCTGCAAAAGCAAGCAAGCAGGGCAGCCTAACTGGAGCCTTTAGGCTGCAGGAGAGATGGCAAAACCAGAACAGGGGACACCCCACCGCTCTCACCTCAAGCTTTAAAAGGCTGAATACCGCGCCCGATCCGCATACTGCTCCCGCTCATACCGGGCCATGTCGTACAGGGAATTCCGCGCGGCCGCCGAAGCTTGGGACAACTCACTCTCATGCCCGTAACCGTAGCCCTCTCCAACAGTGGGGACTGGGGCTGTAGCGCGACGCAGGGGGCTCCGATCCCGCCCGTAATATGAGGTGGAAGCTGCAGTAACAGCAGCAGCGGctgctgcagcagcagcagctgtagcAGCAGCAGCTCCTGAGGTCGGCAACAGGTGTCTATCGTAGGGATCGAGAGAGGTGGAGGTGAGGTGACTGGCCATGGCTGTGTTCTGGACTTGTGGCAGCTGGGACAGGGTCTGCTCTGCGTAATTATACGCAGAGGCAGCTGCAGCCGCCACTGCCTCATAGGACCGGGCAGCACGGCAGCGCTTGTAGTAGGCATCGAGCGCTCCGTACGCGTTGTTGTAATACAATGAATCCCCATAGCTCATGGTGTAAGGTGTACGCACTGCTCCATATTGCTCATTATATTGCTCGGTAAAGTCTGCCACTCGGCCCGAACGATCTATCGGACACTCTTTGGACCAGTGCCCCTCTTTCCCGCACCGATAGCAGCCGCTCTGGTCTCCCATCCCGGGCGCAGTCCTAAGCCGGCTGGTGGACAACTGCACGTGCATTCGTTTGCCTTGAAGAAACAGACGCAAGAAGGGTTGCTATCACTCTTAGTCATAGCCCCAGCCCCTACCCCAGACACTGGTCATAGCAATGGCTTTACCTAGACAACCCTAACGCAGGACTCACTgccaaaaagattaaaaaaaaaaaaaaaagtccaatatATAAACTCAGTATAATGACCTGATTTCAGGAAAAGatcaattagatgaagaaatgtttcAGTTCTAATGGTAGTTTAATACTTAAGAAAGAAACTGCTTTTGCTGGAAAACAAGCATCTCATCCTTTGCCAAGTAACTGTGGACAAAAACTACTGTGAACAATGGCTCAATGTCAAAAGAAACCACATTAAGTGTGTTCCACAAGATTCTGACACCTCCAACCTTCACTATCAAGACTGATTTCATTAAGCAGCAGAATGCAAAGGCCAGTCCCCCAGCGCCCCCACCTTACCCCAAACTCAAAGAGAACAGAATAAGACTCTAAAGTTACCACCGATAGAGAGTAATCCAGACTCGATCCATGGCTGAGTGTGGTAGGCATGTTTCAAGATTTTTGGAAAAAACATTCATGAATGGGGGGAGGAGGGGCAAAATTTGAGTTGAAGGACTGCCTTTCCCCTTAACTGAGTCCTTTAAATTGCTGGTTCTGATACTCATTCTAACAAGGATTCTTTACAATCTGACAGCTAACTTCAGTAAGCCCTAGAGCAGGGTCAAACAAAATAGGGCAGGCAATTCACAAAACGCCTGCATTTTTAGAAAGATTATGGAAAACATGGAAGAAAATGGGGTttgaaaaaagtggaaaataaccAGTAATATTAGTCAGTGGATTAAACTTTATTTTAGCAAGATTCAAGTACTTCTTCTCCTTAAACTAGAGATGTGAGATCTTAAAAACAAGCACTTAATACCATTTTTTGCTGAAAATTACAATTTgtattctggaaatgaaaaatattatttctgaacacctaacaaaaaaaagaaacttttctgaaaaagtTTAAAGTTTAACTTTTTCACAGAAGCAGTTTCCACCTAACACGATCTACCAATTTAATGGTGAGCAAAATTCCAGCAAAAACTTTTCAGTGCAGTTGGATGCACCAAAACATGCAGATGTTGAAGAACTGAATGGTTAGCACCAGGGGAAGAGTCAACAGATAGGCTATCTACTCATTTAACATTACAGGAAGTGGTAAATACAATTTCACCTGCAAAATTAAATTTAGGTTCTGGGAGGctagaaaggagaaaaaggggTGGAAGGACCAAAATATTTAACAAGTCCTGGTTTAAACATTACATCTGTTAAGGGTAGGTTGCAGGTTAAGAGCTAAAATATGCAATTAAGTACTCAAGTGCCTTAAAGTGCTAACCTGTGTCTCTCTGGCATTTGCCCCTGGGGCCACTTTGGCACCTAACAAAACCAGAGAAGACAAGCGCAACCAAGGAAACAACCATGCACATTCAAGACATAAAAGTCATTAATAAATGCCCTGAGCTAAGGATTTTGCAGAttccaaagccagaaaaagaagcTAAGTCCTTTAAAATACCTAAAAGATGTTCTTTAACTGggcaaacaataaataaaatacctgtaATCAATACTGCTATTCTACATGCGCATAAAACTCTACTAGACAATATTAATGAGAATGGCTCATAATAAGGAAAAAAGGGCAAAAATAACAAAGTATAGGTAGGATCCGAGAGCTCGGAGTTCAGATGCCAACAGTTATGCTATAAGGATAATTTGTCCTGAATCAGTCCACCACTGTCCTGCCCTTACACATGTAACTGCTGCAAGCAGACACCACCACCTCTTCTATGACTGGGTTCAAGTATAGAGGAGTGCCCCAAAACTAGGCATCATACCACAAACAGCAGCAGCCCTTGCTCCCAATTAAGTTATTGACATAAAATAATTCTCAACTTaccaattaaaaaaggaaaacaaactacACCTCAGAGACCTGTGACACTTTTCTTTAATAATGCACAGCAATACCCATGACACAGGGTACCCGTTACTTGGGAGATGATGAGACCTCCAGCTCTACGAAAGGTGCAACTTAAGGAAAATAAACACCAAAGATAACAGCAATGACTCAACAAGAGAAGGGCTCAGGAAAAGCAGCAGCCACTACCTTGTTTAGGCTAAAAAAGTTGGAATATAGGTTAAAAATGTAGCAAGGAGCTGTGGGAATACCCCATGATTTGGAAGTAGTTAAAACCAAAGTGAAAAGGCTCTTTTTTGACACTGGGAACCCAAAAGGGCTGGGAGAAGAGTTGGCAACTCACCGTGGTTACCACCCCCTTCATGACTGCCAGTCTTGCCAGAGGAGCTCAGATCTTAAACCAAGAAAAGATTATGCCTTCCAAAGTGACAATCCACAGCATCACTCATGCTGCCCCCTCCCCGGGCACACCAACAGTTCACCTAGTCAAGGCTCCAAGTTAACACCCATCTAGGTGCTCTATTTACCAAGGTTGTTAGAGTCTACTCCCCAAACCAGTGAAAAGACACTGTCATCATTGCCCCCCAAATCCCAATACCTCCTCCTCGGAAATTCGCCTTTTAATTCTAGATTCGACTCATCCTCAAAACAGAACCTCTTGGTACAAGCACAATGGAAAAACAACAAGAGCTGTAGCCTTTTAGAAATGCTAGTCATTTAATGACTGTTTACTGAGGTGTGAATTGGGATGAAGTGGGAGAGCTTAACAGGGATTCTGCTCCTAAATGTGTTGCTTAATCCACTTTTGCCATGttctttatatgtaaaataaCGCATAATGCTGATACATGCTAAGGCAATAAACTCAGTGAAACACTGCCATATGCTCTACATtgcaagaaagggaaaaaaaaaaaaaaagataatgggaAATCTTCAGAGGAAATGATTTCTGCACTAATAGGCATAAA encodes the following:
- the LOC131394778 gene encoding RNA-binding protein 4 isoform X1 — encoded protein: MVKLFIGNLPREATEQEIRSLFEQYGKVLECDIIKNYGFVHIEDKTAAEDAIRNLHHYKLHGVNINVEASKNKSKTSTKLHVGNISPTCTNKELRAKFEEYGPVIECDIVKDYAFVHMERAEDAVEAIRGLDNTEFQGKRMHVQLSTSRLRTAPGMGDQSGCYRCGKEGHWSKECPIDRSGRVADFTEQYNEQYGAVRTPYTMSYGDSLYYNNAYGALDAYYKRCRAARSYEAVAAAAASAYNYAEQTLSQLPQVQNTAMASHLTSTSLDPYDRHLLPTSGAAAATAAAAAAAAAAVTAASTSYYGRDRSPLRRATAPVPTVGEGYGYGHESELSQASAAARNSLYDMARYEREQYADRARYSAF